The Planifilum fulgidum DNA segment CCGGTCGAGGAGCAGGGGATAAAATGAAAGGCCCATCATCTCCTGCACAAAGGCGTGGGCGGCGATTTCCCGGGTTTTTTTCAGGGGCCGCCTCACCGGGAAGGGGCCGAGGCGGGTCGTGACCACCTGGGGCAGCCGGAGGTCCGTTCGGCCGATGTGGCTCACTTCCAGATGATGAAACCATTCGTGGATCAAATGAAGGGCGATGAGATCCTCCCTCCGCACCGGGTTTCCCGTCATGCGAAAAAAACGGTTCAGCTGTTCGACGGAGGAGCGGAACACCGTGATCGTCGGGGGACGGATGCGGTATTGGGCGCGAACCCACCCGGTCCCGCCCGGGCCGCTTCCCTCCCGAAACCGGATGCGGACTCCGCTTCGAAGCATGCGGTTCAACAGCGTTTTCAAATCACCGTCGAATTTCATATCCCGGGCGGCTTCCCTTCCGATGGAAAGGGACCGATTCAGATAGGTTCCGATCTTCCGCTTGTCCAGAAGGGGATACACCTCGTCTTGTTCCAGTTCGGACAGGGCGAGAACGGGGGCGGGCAGGACGGGCCACGCTCTCTCCAGGACGATCGATGACAGTTTGACGCCGGCGGGTTGACAGCCTGGGACCATGAAAAGGATGCCTCCCCTTGCGCAGGGAATCCTGATACTTTGTATGAGGATGACGGCTTGCCTCATTCCGGGCGGACAATCCGGATCCTTTGCCCGGTCCGCGCATTGAAAGCCGGCATTTTTGCCATGTTAATCCGGGAGGGGAGTGGTCCGATGTTTTTTCACGGAATACCTTTCATCTATCTCGTCCGGCAGTATCCGGTGCTCAACCCCGCTTCTTCTTTCCGGAACAAATCCCCCGCCAAGCGGGCCGATGCCCGTCGGCTGATCCGAACCATCGGCTTCGAGCCGGTTCATCTCCTGCGCTCTTCGCCCTCTTATCCGATTCGAAGGTGTCTGGAGGCATGTTTCCGATACGGGGAGGTCGTTTTCGCCTTTGAATCGATTCCTTATCCCCGCGTCCAGCTGAGCGAGCACGAATGGGGCGTACGCACTCTCGACTTGCGCAGGGCCGCTTGGGTTATCATCAGCGGCAAGAAGCACCGCTGTTGGTTCCGGTCCCGGTTTCCGCACCTGCCGGTGGCCTTTTGGTGACGGCGGGAGATTCATAGATAAGGACATCGATTCCTGGTATGATCAAATTGCGCCGTTACGGGCGTTCTTGCTCAGATCCGGGATGATGCGACAGGACCAATGAAGACGCCTGAAGAGAGGGAGGAGAAACCGGTGTTGCGAGCGGTGATTTTTGATTTTGACGGTTTGATCCTGGATACGGAATCCCCGGAATACCTGACCTTTGTGGAGATGTATCGGGAGCACGGAGCGGAGCTTCCCCTCCGGGAGTGGGCGCGGGTGGTCGGCTGTTCCGACAGCGATTTCGATCCCTATGCCTATCTGGAGAAGTGCACCGGCAAAAAACTGGACCGGGAAACCCTGGAGAGGAGGCGGAGGCAGCGCCATCTCGCGCTGATCGAAACAAAGGGGGTCATGCCCGGAGTGCGGGATGTCCTGAATCAGGCCCGTTCCCTCGGGTGGAAAATCGGTTTGGCTTCCAGTTCCGCCCGGGAGTGGGTGGAAAATCATCTGAGTCGGCTGGGACTTCGTCCCTATTTTCAATGCATCTGCACCCGGGAGGACGTGGAGCGGACCAAACCGGACCCTGCCCTGTACCGCCGGGCGCTCCACTGCCTCGGGGTGGAGCCGTCGGAGGCCGTGGCGCTGGAGGATTCCCCCAACGGGGCCCTGGCCGCCAAGCGGGCGGGTTTAAAATGCATTGTCGTTCCCAATGATGTGACCCGGCGCTTCGATTTTGGCGAAGTCGATCTGCGCCTCGATTCCCTGGAAGAACTGGACCTGGAGGCCTTGGCCGAAAAGTGGGATCATGCAGAGTGAGAAAGGCTCGTCCTTCCCCGCGGGGAGACAAGCGGGTGCGGGCGCCCGGGCGGGCGTCGACACCGGAGCTTGTCCCGAATCCGATCTACGTAAAGGGAAGAGGCGGGCCGGTGAAGCGGCGGCAGACGCGGATGAAAGGGGCGTTTCCAGTCACCCGGAGGTGAAATCGTGAATATGATGGAAAATGCCTGAGGGTTCCCGAACATCCGATGCCGAAACCGCCTAAATTGCCCTCTCTCCTTCACCCCTGCAATCAACGGGACATAAGATATGTTGACTGATTCCCTGACCCTCGTGTTCTCAGAGCTCGGGCAAGGAGGGTGGCACCTTTGACCTACCAGAAAGGGAAGCCGTTGTTGACGCCCAGGGAGAGGGAAGTGTTTGAGCTGCTCGTTCAGGACAAAACAACCAAGGAAATTGCTCAACAACTGTTCATCAGCGAAAAGACCGTGCGCAATCACATTTCCAATGTCATGCAGAAATTAAACGTAAAAGGTCGTTCGCAAGCAGTTGTTGAACTGGTGCGCCTAGGGGAGCTGAAGATTTGATTCCTTGCATCTTCAGAGAAAACCCTGCCTCTGGGTGGCGCCCGTGGGCAGGGGAAAAGGGGTGTGGCAAGGATCAGGCGCAAACCACAAAAAATCCGCTTTTTTGAAACATGCCGACGGGCATGTTTTTTTATTGCAGATCCGAAAAACGCGCTTTTGAGCCTTCAGGGTGACAGATAAGCAAAAATCCATGAATGCACTTCGGTCTTCCGTGAAATTCGGATATTATCTTAATTTTATCGGATATTCACACTTTCATTCATCCAGTACAATAAAAATTGACACAAATTCCATCATCATGATTCATCGCATAAGCATGTCCTTTTCTCCAATCTGTTTATGGAAGGGAATGAGGGGTGTGTGCGATGAAGGGAGCAGCCGGGAAGAAGGGATTTCTGCTTTTGCTCGCGCTCGTCCTGGCGGCGGGAGCTTCTGCATGCGGAGGAAGTTCGTCGGGCGGCGCGGCGGAAGACGGACAAGTGGAACTTACGTTCTGGAACACCTGGACGGAGCCGATTCCGGAGAATGAGGTGTTCCTGAAGAAGGTGGAAGACTTTCAGAAGCAAAACCCGCACATAAAAATCAAGATGGAGAAAATCCCCCATGACCAGTACAAGATCAAGGTGAAGACCCAAACCGCGGGGAAACAACTGCCGGACCTCGTGCAGGTCTGGCCGGGAGCGGAATTGAAGCCCCTCGTGGATGCGAAAGTGATCATGCCGATCGACGACATTGTTGATCACTGGAAGGACAAGCTGATTCCATCCGAGAAATTGGCCGATTATCAGATCGACGGCAAACAATATGCGATACCGGGGAACAAAGTGTACACGAGCGTGATTTTCTACGATAAAGCGATGCTGAAAAAGGCGGGTTACAAGGAGTTTCCGAAAACCTACGACGAATTTAAGGAACTCATTAAAAAACTGAAGGCGGAGGGAACGATTCCGATCAGTCTCGGAAACAAGGGGAAATGGGTCCTGCAATCCTGTTACATGTCGACGATAGGCGACCGGATTACGGGAAGCGACTTTCTGGACAAAGCATTAAAAGGGGAGAAGAAATTTACCGATCCGGATTTTGTCCGGGCTCTCTCCATCATCAAGGAATTGAAGGATTTGGGCGCGTTCAACGAGGATATGAACAGCCTGGACAACATTCAGCAGCGGGATTATTTCGTGCAGGGCAAGGCGGCGATGATGATCGAGGGCACCTGGGCCCTGGGACCGCTCCTGGAAAGATTGCCGAAGGACAGACAGATTGGTGTGGCTGCATTTCCGGCCATCGAAGGCGGGAAGGGAAACGCGAATGCCGTGTCCGGCGTGACGGGCATCGGAATCGCATTGAACAGCGAGTTGTCCGGAGAAAAGAAAGAGGCGGCCCACGCATTTTTGAAATTCTTCTATGATGAGGAACTTTACAGGCAGTTGCTGTCGGTGGGATCGCTCGTGCCGGCCAAAGTGAACATGCCGGACAATCTACATCCGCTGTTCGAGGAAGAGATCAAACTGACGAGCCACGGCACCGCCCCGGTGTACGACGCAGTGCTTCCGGTCGGTTTGACGGACATCATCAACAACGGATTGCAGTCGATCACCATAGGTTCCATGACGCCGGAACAGCTGGCGGAAGAAATGCAGCGGGGAGTGAATCGCTAGAGCGGTTGGGCCGGTCGGACGGATTTCCGGGGAGGTGGAGGCATGCACCTGCTGAACCGACAGAAATGGGCAATCGCCGGGGGATTGATTCCGGCGTTGCTCGTCTATTGCGCGTTCGGAATCGTGCCCATCTTCCACTCCTTTTATTATTCACTGACCGATTGGGACGGATTGTCTGAAGCCTCATTCGTCGGATGGAGAAATATTTCGGAGGCCTTGTCCGACCCCCTTTTCTGGAATTCGTTCAAAAACAACATCTATGTGGTGCTCGCCTCGGTTTTCGGGCAAATTCCCATCGCCCTGGCGCTGGCTCTGCTGTTGAACCGCCGGCTGAAGGGGGCCAAAATCTTTCGCACGATAGGGTTTTTGCCGGTTGTGATATCCACTGTGATCATTTCCCTGACCTGGAACATGATTTATAACGCGGAATATGGCTTGTTGAACCGGTTGCTGCAATCGGTCGGGCTGGACTTTTTGGCGCGGGACTGGCTGGGGGATCCGAGGTGGGCGATGATCGCCGTTTGCGTGACGATTGTCTGGCAATTCGTCGGTTTATACCTGATGATCTTTTTGGCCGCCCTGCAAAATGTGCCCGACGAAGTGTTGGAGGCGGCGGAAATCGACGGGGCGACCGGTTGGAAAAAGACGTGGACTGTCACGATTCCGATGATCTGGGATGCGATCGTTCTCTCCGTGATCCTCTGCATCAGCGGAAGCTTGCGGACCTTCGACTTGATCTACGTGATGACCAACGGCGGACCTGCACACGCGACGGAAGTCATGGCCATCTACATGTTCGAGCAAACCTTTTCATCCATGCGGTATGGGTACGGCAGCGCCGTGTCCCTGCTGATCTTCGTCTTCAGTTTTTCGATCATTCTCATTGTTTCGGGATTGTTGATGAAAAGGGACTGGAGAGGGGATCACTGACATGTCCTCGGGACTTCGGAAAAGGGCGGAGCCTCTGGAGCGGGGCAAGAAAAGGTGGAAAAGAGCCGCTGTATACCTGGTACTGGTATTATACAGCCTGGTGAATGTTTACCCGATCGCCTGGATGATGATCAATTCGTTGAAAACGGAAAGAGAGTTCGCCTTGAATCCGTTTTCCCTGCCGCGTGAATGGGCTTGGGACAATTACGAGGCGGCATGGGAAACGGCCAGGCTGGGCACGTATTTTTGGAACAGTTTCCTCGTCTCCATTGTCGCTGTGATCATCACCGTATTTTTGGGCGCATTGGCCGCCTACTTTCTTTCGAGGTTTGATTTTTGCTGGAACCGGTGGATCCACTCCTTTTTTCTCTTGGGCATGTTGATTCCGGTCCATGCAACGCTCGTTCCGATGTTTATCCTGATGAAAAACCTGGGCTTGCTGGATACCCGCGCCTCCCTGGTTCTGCCGTATGTCGCGTTTAACCTGCCCATTACGATCTTCATCCTCGTCAGTTTCATGAAAGCATTTCCCAGGGAAATCGAGGAG contains these protein-coding regions:
- a CDS encoding carbohydrate ABC transporter permease, with amino-acid sequence MHLLNRQKWAIAGGLIPALLVYCAFGIVPIFHSFYYSLTDWDGLSEASFVGWRNISEALSDPLFWNSFKNNIYVVLASVFGQIPIALALALLLNRRLKGAKIFRTIGFLPVVISTVIISLTWNMIYNAEYGLLNRLLQSVGLDFLARDWLGDPRWAMIAVCVTIVWQFVGLYLMIFLAALQNVPDEVLEAAEIDGATGWKKTWTVTIPMIWDAIVLSVILCISGSLRTFDLIYVMTNGGPAHATEVMAIYMFEQTFSSMRYGYGSAVSLLIFVFSFSIILIVSGLLMKRDWRGDH
- a CDS encoding helix-turn-helix domain-containing protein, producing MTYQKGKPLLTPREREVFELLVQDKTTKEIAQQLFISEKTVRNHISNVMQKLNVKGRSQAVVELVRLGELKI
- a CDS encoding extracellular solute-binding protein; translation: MKGAAGKKGFLLLLALVLAAGASACGGSSSGGAAEDGQVELTFWNTWTEPIPENEVFLKKVEDFQKQNPHIKIKMEKIPHDQYKIKVKTQTAGKQLPDLVQVWPGAELKPLVDAKVIMPIDDIVDHWKDKLIPSEKLADYQIDGKQYAIPGNKVYTSVIFYDKAMLKKAGYKEFPKTYDEFKELIKKLKAEGTIPISLGNKGKWVLQSCYMSTIGDRITGSDFLDKALKGEKKFTDPDFVRALSIIKELKDLGAFNEDMNSLDNIQQRDYFVQGKAAMMIEGTWALGPLLERLPKDRQIGVAAFPAIEGGKGNANAVSGVTGIGIALNSELSGEKKEAAHAFLKFFYDEELYRQLLSVGSLVPAKVNMPDNLHPLFEEEIKLTSHGTAPVYDAVLPVGLTDIINNGLQSITIGSMTPEQLAEEMQRGVNR
- a CDS encoding carbohydrate ABC transporter permease, whose amino-acid sequence is MSSGLRKRAEPLERGKKRWKRAAVYLVLVLYSLVNVYPIAWMMINSLKTEREFALNPFSLPREWAWDNYEAAWETARLGTYFWNSFLVSIVAVIITVFLGALAAYFLSRFDFCWNRWIHSFFLLGMLIPVHATLVPMFILMKNLGLLDTRASLVLPYVAFNLPITIFILVSFMKAFPREIEESAVLDGCGIFRIFWSIILPMARSALASVIILNFINNWNEFAFALVLINDADLKTIPLGLASFAGQFTTNYGTMMAGLTMALIPTVIIYLFMEKHLVKGMTAGAVKG
- a CDS encoding HAD family hydrolase, with product MLRAVIFDFDGLILDTESPEYLTFVEMYREHGAELPLREWARVVGCSDSDFDPYAYLEKCTGKKLDRETLERRRRQRHLALIETKGVMPGVRDVLNQARSLGWKIGLASSSAREWVENHLSRLGLRPYFQCICTREDVERTKPDPALYRRALHCLGVEPSEAVALEDSPNGALAAKRAGLKCIVVPNDVTRRFDFGEVDLRLDSLEELDLEALAEKWDHAE